The genomic window taactttttatttatagttttacgacaaaagttactagaccacagttgtagagaatttaatttgcaacaaaaaatgtttatacatttattttgtcagataaatagtttaagagatacatcgtaaaaaccatttcaacccctattttcaaaatggcggccgtgggacaagggtggcgaccccacaaacttggttttagctttagactgaccccccctacacttcaaaaaaataaaattgcgtcctctaaaaaacgcaaccccaaatgtaacttttcaatggactaaacttATCCTATAAGCCTCTTTGCAGATGACagtacaataacaataaaatgtatgaactaCTCAACATAtgaaacagaaataaataatgctcTAAATCAGATTATTACATGgctataaaataatcaacttaAAGTTAATTTGGAGAAAACTACAGTCATGCATTTTTCTCAAAAAGCCAAAAAAAGTAatgacatcaaaattaaatatcaggAGCATATTATAAGGGACACCGACAAtacatacccccttattcataaacgttttttatctaaggacggagtaaagctgtgataacaagcctgtttctcagtgcccaacggcactgagaaatagacatagggccgttgtgattggttattattgttgtatttcaatattagccaatcacaacggccctacgtctacgcactgcgaagactgccatgccgtcagcactgagaaacagacttgttatcagagccttactcggtcgttagataaaaaaagtttatgaataagggggtaagttttTAGGAGTACACATAGACAACAGATTAACATGGAAAAAACATACTCAAATGTTATGCAAAAAACTACACAAGTATTCATATGCCCTTCATCAATTTTCCAAAATAGTAGATAAAAAGGCAGTTTTGACTGCATATCACGGATCTGTCGTTAGTAACTTACGTTTCGGTATAATATTTTGGGGTAATTCCAGTGATTATAAATCCGTTTTTGCGGCACAAAAAAGATGCATACGCGCAATTTGCGGTTTAAGTCAAAAGATAGCTGTGTGCCATACTTTAAGTCGCATAAACTTTTAACTTTAGCATCCCTTTATATATATGAAGTTGCCATTTTCGTAAAAAGGaatcctaatttatttattataaactccCAAATACGTACTTGCAAATTAAGAGGGGACAATCTCTTAAGTATTGAAGTCTCTAGAACCACCTTAAAACATAAGAGTATATACTGTAtggcaattaaaatatttaataaagtacccgaaaacataaaaaatctaaacatgcaaacatttaaaacaaggcTACATACATTACTTATAGAAAAGTGTTACTACACTATACAAGATTATTTACAAGATTCACTCATTGTTATTACTACATAATGTGTTACTGCTAGAAGAATATTATTGAAGATACAGTTATCCTACTTaacaacttaatatttattgacctgttaatacttaaaattaagaaggattattgttttgtttaagctATAAATATACTAAGTTTATAATTCTGTATacctattcatatatattttatttgttctgcCAAAGGTTAcgtatttgctttaaacttattacttaaattctaAACTAGATCTAAGCATCTATTTTCCAAACATTTATATGCTACGAAAGCAGATGTCGGCGAACTCTATGGTAATTACTTAAGACTAATGTACCTATTTACCCGatatcatgaataaaaaaaattgaatttgaatatttcaaatCAAAGTGGCCAGTgggtacttttttttttgattcgcggagaaagttccttattactaccgcccagccttcgtggggggcgactgagcggttatgctggggtaaccgtgccttacggcccggcgttgagccgcccggatttgatggtgaccctcgggcgaccgccgggccgagtccctaaccctatatataACTTAACTTATGCACGGCCTACccgctaaaactccgcggtggccctcttcggcgcatcagggacggctgcgggcttcctctgacgttgaagtgtctagtctgcgaccgcagccgcccctgcgcggtgctgccttgcggcccgtctcctatgggggggctcagaagcccccgcgtaccgaaggacgccctcggcgtctacggcagcgtgagaccaactacacacactgccgtccaacccgggggttaaccgacaaatgtgcaaagatgcacagaaatgcactagggcggacagccccctgctgcccgccgacgacccccttcgtggcccctattagtcgcctcttacgacaggcaggggataccgtggtggaattctccaaatgctcccattccacagggcggggcCAGTAGGTACCTACGACATAATGCTTATTTCATATTGTAAGGACCTAATAATAAATGAAGAATTAATGATAAGTATATGATATAACGATGttttttgatgatattttatagttttgcgTGCCTGCCAATtcttatgttaatttgtttttgccATATTGAAAAGATTTAAGGAGGTACTTACTCCAAAAATTGCCAGAGAAATCGCTAAATACTTGTGCGGCCAAACACAAATTAGCTAAAATGGCAGCATTGCCGTTATCGAAGTCGACCTGTGGTAGTTCAAACTTTTTAGTGTGGGCCACCGCGCAGGATAATTATAGATAGGCTGAACTGCAAAGTTACGCAGGAATGAATAAAGAAAGAAGAGAAGTATGCAATTGAAACAGTAAAACAATGTAATTTCTATTCACCCTTGCATCCGCATTCAccctatttttatatcattaaaatatctaGAACCTTATAAATGATATGTgcttaaatcggaacccaaaagaccggctgccatactccaagacactgtgagctcattctgcgcaGGTCGGACCACcaagagcaaaaaaaaaaagttgtataattgtaaaatgtaggtaaatattttaactttgactttgtgGATGTACAACACCTCAGGCTAAGtcctcccccgtgaccatgaaggctgcaaagtcttcgaaacgtcgggagaaaaagtaaaatatttaaactgcgataaaatctgataaatagtttaattttaatgtctaacattcgcgtaaacataagaagtcattATTGTAATCTGCTGGATACAGACATTTAAGTCGTATACTATTTTTTCTCAACAATCGTGTTTTTTGTGGTTACTCAATTACGTTTGgaagtaatataaaacattatattgtgGTATTACTGGCTTCAAACTGACGTTTGAGTTTTGACAGATAAgtttatttggtttaaaatttggaatataaaCATAGTAGATAATaaaggtatttataataattttgataaggTACATAAATTTTACGTATTATTTCCTTttctaataatgtttatttatgtactttttatgtgtttcttacaaattattataacacacaATAAAGAAAGTGGCTGCGGTTGTAATATAGATCGTGAACAAAGTGAAAACTTAGGAAATGGAGATATATTTAAATCTCTTGAAAAAACCGACCAGTGttcaatagaatttaaaaacaatgaattgGAAAATGAAGTTGAAGATATGGTCCTCATTCCAGCAGGAGAATATCAAGTGGGGACTGacgaaattataatagaaagtgACAAAGAAGGGCCGAAACGTTTAGTGGAATTGAACGGTTTTTATTTAGATAGATATGAGGTTTCTAACAGAGATTTTAATAAGTTCGTTACAATTACGAAGTATATCACGGAAGCAGAGAAATTTGGTGATAGTTttgtgtttactttatttttaaacaacacaTTTAAAGAGCAGTTAAAAGATTTTCGTGTTATACAAGCAACGTGGTGGTATAAAGTTACAGGAGCTAACTGGAAAAGTCCACATGGTCCGGATTCAAACATCAAAGGTTCAgtcatttcaatattaaattaattctagcAGGTATtgttagaatataaattatattaattcttctgattaattaatattgggTATGTAGTATTAATATACCATATcagatacaaaattaatataatattgtaattttattacctgTATGTTACCATAAGTACTGTAAATTATTGTAGTAATAACTTTCAGATGTAATGGATCACCCAGTAACACATGTCTCATGGAATGATCGCGAAGGCTTATTGCAAATGGCGAGGGCAAGGCTGCCTACTGAGGCAGAGTGGGAAGCAGCTTGCAGAGGTGGACATGAGGACAGGAACTATCCTTGGGGTGATAAACTATTTCCAGGACGGAAACACATGTAATTTTCAGAATTCGtaacttttcaaatattaattttcttaaataattattcaaatgtctttattgcatatttatatttcatcttctttattgttgaattattttagACTTAAATTTTAGGGCTAACATCTGGCAAGGGACATTTCCACATTACAACTCAGCTAAAGATGAGTATATCGGCACAAATCCAGTTCAATTATTTCCTCAAAATGAATTAGGACTCCATAATATGGCTGGAAACGTTTGGGAGTGGACTGAAGATAACTGGCTTGATAACAATGTAAGTCTTATTTCCTTTTAATACTTCATACTAGATATTGGGCTAGGCCTTGTCCAAGTGAAAAACCTTTACCACTATAAAACTCCCTAAATAACTAGCAATCTACAGCACCATGCATGCAACATCAGTAGTGCTACAGAATAACAATTCCAATATATTCCTTTAGTAACCATTTCCAGGACGACAGTGTcctttaattatatgttaatctaTAGCATGGTCTATCCATATGtcaaattttatcaattttttcagtatttttgtttttgcatttaacaaatgttcaaacatttttacatttgttaCATAGGTAAGATtgtgaagataatattattgatgAATTTATCAACAAGTAGTGTGTGTCCATATCTGACGAACGCCTCGCTAACGCCGTCCAATGCCGCTAATATGGTGATGGCGCACCAGCtctattattctattatttacgAGTTACATGGATGTTAGTATTGTACTACAACAAAAGCTACAGTTATGTTTTCGCCGCATTCGATAAAAGTAACCTTACGACGAGGTGTATAAATCGCGAAGTGAACAAAGTGTGTGCTAGCTGCACTAATGCGTTATGTGAGTCATCAAGTGAAGATGTGTGCAAACAGTTGCAGTAACAATACTCATGCGCAAGGCGTTCGCAGCTCATTCCTCATATTTGGATGCAACATGACAAATGCAAtgcaaatttcattaaatattttttataagatgcCTAAATGGTTTACCTTTAATTTCTATTCTCCTTTAGACACTTTTCCAATTTCCAGGAGAAAAGTGTctttctatacaaataaaatattcatattctaATATTAGacatttcacaaattattttgatttttcagTCCAAAGAAAAAGTAAAGAAGGGTGGTTCTTACTTGTGCCACCACTCGTATTGCTATCGCTACAGGTGTGCGGCGCGTTCACATAATACTGAAGACAGTTCAGCAGGAAATTTAGGATTTCGATGTGCTAAGTCtgtataaaatgtagatatttttttatattatacacttaGTTTCAAAAGCAGTACTTAAAGTATAGTGTAtgtgtaagtaaaaatattatgataaacagGACTTGTGTTTCTAAAACTTACTTAATATATTGTGTTCCTATCATATTGTAATATGTTGGCCTCTTAgaggaaaattttatttgtacaggcctaatacaatttataattatcattacagtATAGtgcttaagaaaataataaattaatcatttcattaggtaatttgaatgaaaaaaatatttctttctatatttctttatttctttcttaacTAGTAAGCACCAAGTACCATGACAGAAATTATACTATATcaattagataatatttataacttattgtgAAATACTTTTATGATAGATAATTTAGTAGGGTATGGTTCAATGATATCTTTTGacatacacataactttagataaatactcataattatgtttgttgATAATATTCCATatctatatatttgtttaaatcaaGATTTTCAAAATCACTGCCATTTTTGTTTGCCAATGGAGTGACGTTGCATGAGGACTGTGTCCCTTTTTACGAAAATTACGCGAACGGAagagtatgaaatttggcatggttaaatttaatatgttactAGTGgaaaaagctaatattttttatattacacgcTTCCATGCGTTTGACACACATGTGCCTACTACATACACACTTTCGGTTACCTATAAAGTGTGCGGTAAAAGTTTACATCGagaagaaattaatattatgatatatgagtcttactgaattttaaataacactattttatggattttaccgcgtttttcttattataattttctcccgacgtttcgaagactgcagtctttgtggtcacagggcggactgaggtgttggtcatccgaaaagtcaatgtaacaatatctacctacattttataattgtgtGTTTATAACTTTATGCAGGATTTGTGATAATTTTAACTCATTgtagttttgtaatttaagtacaaataattaacaaaaattcgGACTGCACATTTCGGTTTTTCCTTTACTACATACCccttttttagtaattaaagcTATTCGTGTATATTAATACGCAAAGAGAAAACGTTACAACGTTTTCTCTTTGCGTACAAGCAATACACCGCTCGATCGAGATTTGGCACGATTGTAGTTCACtagagtgcagaaaaataaaatgcctttACTCGATTCGACTGCTTCGGTGTTGTATTTGTACTttgaagtcttgggttcgaatcccgggtcgggcagtgatatttgaatttttttattcagtgtctgtccggagtctggaatttgtacctgatatggcggtaggctcgccctctattacatcatggaaAAAACTCATACACACACTCGAATGCAAATCGATATTTCGTTACTTTCCATTGCTTTCGAAGAATATTCTGAAGGGGTCATTTTGATAAAACAACATATGTTTACATTCTtcaattagataataaataccaGCGAGAACACATGAAAATGAGATATCCGaagttattttacttataatttatttgcatatttttgtataaaaattacaattggtACATAAACTGATTTTCGTTTGATTAAtgaaacaaacattataatatttacaaaatggcGAGCATTAATATATGACCGGCTGCTAACGAAAGCAGTTAAATGATCCGATTACAATAAGCACCTTATAATTTTGCTAAGTACACAAAACAAAACGGAAGACTAAAAACAAGGAAGAACTTTGAAAGCTACTGCTATATAAAACCCGTTATCGATTTGatcttatatacataattttggtataaataaaagataaattaaacaaaataaataaccaacACAACCACTTTAGTgtcataataaactaaatctacAAAGAATGTTAGATTAAAGTTAAAACACTGTAATTGTACTTAATAAGAGAAGATTACCAGTCATGTGAGGTTTACAAGAAAGGTGCCATCTCTTCAGTGTAACTGTTAGAGCAACAGTTCGGGCAGCTGCGAGTAACAACTGCTTTGTATACTTTCACTAAACATACAAATGTATGCTGTAACAtttcatttacaaattaattgacatttacatttgaaatactGTTGGGTCATGGATTACATTTGTTAATCAGGATTtcctatttatttcaaaatacgtttattttacatgaacattgcaaatataacaaaatataatagcaCCTCTCGTAAAAAAAGAACCGCGTCTTTAATTGTGACTGCATCATTCCAGACACCTAACACTAAGTCTAAAAGCGACATCGCCACAACTGGATAAAGTATAAAACGCTATGCGATCACATATCTAGCCATATCTCAAcatggataaaataaaatgtacaccGTCGACACCGCCTATATATGTACACTAGATGAATCACTTGTAACACTAGGAGTCTAGGGCCAGCACCCCACGAGCGGTCCGTCGGCGCGGCGGCTATGAATCACAGAGTAGTAGGGAATGCTAACTGCGTGCgagggcgcggcggcgcggcgtcaGTTGCCGGCCGCCAGCACCGTGCGCGCGCGCGCCACGCCGTGGCCGgccgcgtgcgcgtgcgcgtgcgcgtgcgccgcgTGCCCGTTGCTGAACCCGTTCTTCAACGACCCGTTCTTGTACGTCATCTCTTTGATCTCCGTCGTCTCGGGCTGCGGAGATTTGGCTCGCACCTGTCAcattaaataatcttttacATATCCACTATACAAAACCAGTAATTCACAAAATCAGTAGTTAGTTTCTTAAAACAgtcacaattataaaatacaaataatcaaATCTTGATAAATTTTCAGcatatgatatatttaaaaacactcGTGCGGGTGACCAGTCCTCTCACGCCAAACGTGTTGTCACAAAAATGCTACGTATGTTAATATGAAACGCAAAACCACGTATGATTTGCCGCTCTAATAGCTGTAGCGTTTATTTTAACACACGAAGTGTGCCTTCGTACCCTTCATACGCTTGCAGGAATAGATTTTATTACCACAGTTACCACCCACTgaaattgtaaatcatatacaattatttaaaatttatacccTGGGTTTAGAGTAAGAGTTGTTGTAGAAGTCTTTGAAGAGGAAGAAGAACATGACTGCGTGCATGCCGATCCACCAGACGAATGCGCGCGGGTAGTCGCATTCGATGAACAGCAGTTGGAATGCGTGCACCATGATGCCTACGAACTGCACCTGAAGATTAAACGTGACATTTTGTTACAACTGAGTCTTGTGTACCACAGCATTTACTATTTCTACTCTGCGCAGCAGAATACAATTTgtatgcataaataaattaacatgttCCGATTTAAGTGACATTGTAGCTAACTGGAATTATTAGGcatatttaatatctaatgtGAACTGCCTAAAGGTTGAGAGTACAGTGCAACTATTAATGAGGTTAGTGTTTAGATTACCATCCGTGTGGCTCACTACACACCAGGCGTGTTCCGCATATGCTACGTAAGTTAAAATGAGCGTAACGAGCATGTGGCTAACAAAACAGGTGTATTCTCGTAGCTACGCAAGTCACACGGTATGTGTTTTGTCACAGTTTTAGCACCTTCTAAAACACGCCTCATTGGTGAATAAGAAGAGTATGGGGTGGCGGTGGGCAGCATATAATTCTTGGTTTTGATTCCGCAATTTATATCGGGTACTATGATTGATGCACACTCGGCCCAAATTTATGAATCGGGTGTCGATAAATATGGTGATGGGTTACACTCTAaacattccattttttttaaatccgccACTAATTATGCGACTGGTTAAAGATAAATCGAATATAGTTGGCAGGTACCTATATTTCCAATTAGTTATCCACAGAGACTGGATTATATGCAACTTAAAAGCCCGAAATATAAATGATGACATGCATCAAAAGTGGTTAAAAGAAGCATGATAAACAGCAAAACATAAGAATGAAAGCTTACGATTACGCGATTATTAGTTACCctaacgaaaataaatttaataaaatatcaccgTATAATATAGCGAAAATATTGTGTACCATTCCATGAATTTTGGGCATTTATGCAAGAACTGGCGAAAATGTCCAAAATATGCAAACGCATATAATCCGGTCTCTAATTATCCATATTATTTGACATCGAAGTTTAAACATTACGTACCATTTGCAGTGAAGTTAGGTATTTCTTCCACCACAGGAATTTCCTCATTTGTGGTCCCATAGCGGCTAACATGTAGTACGTGTACATGATAATGTGCACGAACGTGTTGAGCAGACCGAAGAACGTGGAGTGACCGCCCGGCGTGAACTTGACGCCGAACCACACCGACATCGGCATCACCCCGTGGTGGATCACGTGCAACGTTGACACATGGTCGAATTTCTTTCTTAGCACAAAGAACACCTGCGATATAACGTACATCATTAATCACATGACTCCTTGATTGATAGCCAAGGTTGGTTCTGTTCTAACTTTTAGACAACATATTTCACAGACAAAATTCGCGTCATTGGCCTTTTACGGATCTAATGATAGATTCCGCACCTTAATTAACAAagctgtttaaattaatttaatgttatacaaataaaatacaaaaccaatACAATAAGTAGTGAATAGTAAAGGCCGGACGCGGCAGGATTCACTCTCGACCTTCCAATAATAAACGGAATAAAATAGACACGGCCTCCAGCGTGTAAATGAGAACAGGTCAACAGGTTATTAAAGATTAATTCATGAGTGTTGAGGAATATTTGTTGTTACATCATTTGTGAAGACTTATTTTGGCTAATGTAGCAAGCAggtttcataaatatatatttatagaagttGTCTAGAAATTTTACTAACCGTATCAAAGAACTCTGTGAATTTGGAGAAGTAGTACCACCAACAAACATTAACCATCTGAAAATATAATTCGTTATTAGTAtaacaagcaaaaaaaaaacaacaaaatagtgCAATCTATTAGATAAGTATTATGATAAAGATAAACAATAGGATAACAgtagaaaataattgaaaaaaggtAATTGACTTTTCATAATACTTTgacaattatttactttaaacaacagttaagtacattatattttactgatataATAATGTCGCTAAATCTATGTAATGAATCATTGTATTAGAATAAAGCGTGATGACACCACTGGATGATagatgaatttatataaaatgatggATACATTCGATGCGACTAGATACAAGTTATTTTAGTTTCGTGTGTCGCCGAATTAAAACATGCAGATCATTATAATAATGCGTTGTTAGCTttaaaatctacataatattaaatattacaaattttatatcgcATTATAGTTTGAATAGAGCAATGAATGTTGGATGATTTCTACAATGAGAATGATGGTGTTGAATGTTTGATATTGAAACTCTGTTTTTTAAAGATCGGTTTGCGAGGGTAAATCTGCACAGTCATTCGATATAACACCGAGAAAATCAATTTCGATTtcacttttgttatatttttttccaaaatgcTAATGATTAAGCTTGTGAAGGTTTGAAATcgtcataaaaa from Manduca sexta isolate Smith_Timp_Sample1 unplaced genomic scaffold, JHU_Msex_v1.0 HiC_scaffold_2151, whole genome shotgun sequence includes these protein-coding regions:
- the LOC119188355 gene encoding formylglycine-generating enzyme-like isoform X1; this encodes MFIYVLFMCFLQIIITHNKESGCGCNIDREQSENLGNGDIFKSLEKTDQCSIEFKNNELENEVEDMVLIPAGEYQVGTDEIIIESDKEGPKRLVELNGFYLDRYEVSNRDFNKFVTITKYITEAEKFGDSFVFTLFLNNTFKEQLKDFRVIQATWWYKVTGANWKSPHGPDSNIKDVMDHPVTHVSWNDREGLLQMARARLPTEAEWEAACRGGHEDRNYPWGDKLFPGRKHMANIWQGTFPHYNSAKDEYIGTNPVQLFPQNELGLHNMAGNVWEWTEDNWLDNNSKEKVKKGGSYLCHHSYCYRYRCAARSHNTEDSSAGNLGFRCAKSV
- the LOC119188355 gene encoding formylglycine-generating enzyme-like isoform X2, with protein sequence MVLIPAGEYQVGTDEIIIESDKEGPKRLVELNGFYLDRYEVSNRDFNKFVTITKYITEAEKFGDSFVFTLFLNNTFKEQLKDFRVIQATWWYKVTGANWKSPHGPDSNIKDVMDHPVTHVSWNDREGLLQMARARLPTEAEWEAACRGGHEDRNYPWGDKLFPGRKHMANIWQGTFPHYNSAKDEYIGTNPVQLFPQNELGLHNMAGNVWEWTEDNWLDNNSKEKVKKGGSYLCHHSYCYRYRCAARSHNTEDSSAGNLGFRCAKSV
- the LOC119188364 gene encoding LOW QUALITY PROTEIN: elongation of very long chain fatty acids protein AAEL008004-like (The sequence of the model RefSeq protein was modified relative to this genomic sequence to represent the inferred CDS: inserted 2 bases in 2 codons), coding for MALILQYLNDMHXFMDKYGDPRTNPWFLMSSPLPTLLICLSYVYLVKVVGPRFMENRKPYELXNLLIVYNFIQVLFSAWLFYESLMGGWLKHYSLKCQPVDYTDNPVALRMVNVCWWYYFSKFTEFFDTVFFVLRKKFDHVSTLHVIHHGVMPMSVWFGVKFTPGGHSTFFGLLNTFVHIIMYTYYMLAAMGPQMRKFLWWKKYLTSLQMVQFVGIMVHAFQLLFIECDYPRAFVWWIGMHAVMFFFLFKDFYNNSYSKPRVRAKSPQPETTEIKEMTYKNGSLKNGFSNGHAAHAHAHAHAAGHGVARARTVLAAGN